The following proteins are encoded in a genomic region of Plasmodium coatneyi strain Hackeri chromosome 2, complete sequence:
- a CDS encoding Blood-stage membrane protein yields MDQFRSLQEYLAHSQFVSLLRQKAHDQVMASMNLSFAFKTVCFAVLFFYIGSLYMKMNQQNTDNLSCRTNPYQAIEYANAHPSKDQMEEWKRNAWTEWLTQLDEDWKSFSEQIEEDKKAWIEEKDGDWAMLLEDMQNKWLHFNPNLDEEYQTDMLAKSETWDERQWKMWISTEGKQFLEGDLKKWFTQNAMVYCKWAMDEWNEWKNEKIKEWITCEWKESEDKYWSKYDEATVQTLPMEERKQWYKWKERIYREGIEWKNWIAIRESRFVNSNWNTWSEWKDEKQQEFSEWVETFIDKWIKEKQWLVWNEEKKNSTNLQKPTEEEEAGPSGVDHPTPSATPVSQEGQTLGGKETKPFGGQGQTLSGKESKLSGSLEGKTLSGEEGETLGRKETKLFGGQGQTLGGKETKLFGNLEGKTVGGKETKLSGNLEGKTLSGEEGETLGGKETKLSGNLEGKALSGEEGQTLGGQGSKLFGGQGQTLGGQGSKLFGGQGQTLGGQGSKLFGGQGQTLGSQGSKLFGSPIGKTLGGKETKLSGNLEGKTLSGEEGETLGGKETKLSGNLEGKTLSGEEGKTLNGEETKPSGSLEGKTLNGEETKPSGSLEGKTLSGEETKLSGNLEGKTLSGEEGETLGGKETKLFGGQGQTLGGQGSKLFGGQGQTLGGQGSKLFGSPLGKTLGGKETKLFGSPVGKTLDSQEGKTLDSQEGKTLGQ; encoded by the exons ATGGATCAATTCAGATCGCTGCAGGAGTACCTGGCGCACTCCcaatttgtttcccttttgaggCAAAAGGCCCATGATCAGGTCATGGCATCGATGAACCTATCCTTTGCCTTTAAGACGGTTTGTTTCGCGGTTCTGTTTTTCTACATAGGATCGCTCTACATGAAGATGAACCAGCAG AATACAGATAACCTAAGCTGCAGGACGAACCCGTACCAAGCCATCGAATACGCAAACGCCCACCCCTCGAAAGACCAAATGGAGGAATGGAAGCGAAACGCCTGGACAGAATGGTTGACCCAGTTGGACGAGGACTGGAAGTCCTTCAGTgaacaaattgaagaagataaaaaggcATGGATTGAGGAAAAAGATGGAGATTGGGCAATGTTACTCGAAGATATGCAAAACAAGTGGCTACACTTCAACCCAAACTTAGATGAGGAATACCAAACGGATATGCTAGCCAAATCAGAAACCTGGGATGAGAGACAATGGAAAATGTGGATTTCtacagaaggaaaacaatttCTAGAAGGAGACCTAAAAAAATGGTTTACTCAAAACGCAATGGTATATTGCAAGTGGGCTATGGATGAATGgaatgaatggaaaaatgaaaaaatcaaaGAATGGATTACTTGCGAATGGAAAGAGAGTGAAGATAAATACTGGTCCAAGTATGATGAGGCCACGGTACAAACCCTACctatggaagaaagaaaacagtggtataaatggaaggaaaggatatACAGGGAAGGCAtcgaatggaaaaattggatTGCCATTAGGGAGAGCAGATTTGTTAACTCCAACTGGAATACCTGGTCAGAATGGAAAGACGAAAAGCAGCAAGAATTCAGTGAATGGGTTGAAACCTTCATCGATAAATGGATTAAGGAGAAACAGTGGCTCGTGTggaatgaggagaaaaagaattccACCAATTTGCAGAAGCCCaccgaggaagaagaagctggTCCAAGTGGCGTCGATCATCCAACTCCATCTGCCACGCCAGTTAGCCAAGAAGGCCAAACCCTTGGAGGCAAGGAAACTAAACCTTTCGGTGGCCAAGGCCAAACTCTCAGTGGCAAGGAATCCAAACTTTCCGGCAGtttagaaggaaaaactctCAGTGGTGAAGAAGGCGAAACGCTAGGACGCAAAGAAACCAAACTTTTCGGTGGCCAAGGCCAAACGCTCGGAGGTAAAGAAACTAAACTTTTCGGCAACCTAGAAGGCAAAACCGTTGGAGGCAAGGAAACCAAACTTTCCGGAAACctagaaggaaaaaccctCAGTGGTGAAGAAGGCGAAACCCTTGGAGGCAAAGAAACCAAACTTTCCGGCAACCTAGAAGGAAAAGCTCTCAGTGGTGAAGAAGGCCAAACCCTTGGTGGTCAAGGATCTAAACTTTTCGGTGGCCAAGGTCAAACCCTCGGTGGTCAAGGATCTAAACTTTTCGGTGGCCAAGGTCAAACCCTCGGTGGTCAAGGATCTAAACTTTTCGGTGGCCAAGGCCAAACCCTCGGTAGTCAAGGATCCAAACTTTTCGGCAGCCCAATAGGCAAAACCCttggaggaaaggaaaccaAACTTTCCGGTAACctagaaggaaaaaccctcagtggtgaagaaggagaaaccCTTGGAGGCAAAGAAACCAAACTTTCCGGTAACctagaaggaaaaaccctcagtggtgaagaaggaaaaactctCAATGGTGAAGAAACCAAACCTTCCGGCAGTctagaaggaaaaaccctCAATGGTGAAGAAACCAAACCTTCCGGCAGTctagaaggaaaaaccctCAGTGGTGAAGAAACCAAACTTTCCGGCAACctagaaggaaaaaccctCAGTGGTGAAGAAGGCGAAACGCTTGGAGGCAAGGAAACCAAACTTTTCGGTGGCCAAGGTCAAACGCTCGGTGGTCAAGGATCCAAGCTGTTCGGTGGCCAGGGCCAAACCCTAGGTGGTCAAGGATCCAAACTTTTCGGCAGCCCATTAGGCAAAACCCTTGGCGGCAAGGAAACCAAACTTTTCGGCAGCCCAGTAGGCAAAACCCTAGACAgccaagaaggaaaaaccctCGACAGCCAAGAAGGCAAAACCCTTGGCCAATGA
- a CDS encoding KIR-like protein, with the protein MNGLKNISEPHRSPSEVQFYDKLGAATRVECTSISGSTESLKNTLGGALKNYLGFKGSEDNIANAYCLACQRNEHVYHNGEPCYFFYYWLGDTYWNKARKDDLSGALEAIYTTLGSKVHGKKCNVKYDDVDKDLFLKRKVIFDYYYNYKTERKKFLNNESNCNNDWFNYRETIITACKAVEKDCEAGNSKNSLYCKDFKDKYEAYCEIVQQLQWTCNQISNLKGAVEEEKTTCSSAKDQLQNQITQEKKAASSAAKTAASKAQSNLSEAVSKATTTTALSSIFGTLAMTTVLPFLLYKYKPWSFWFGNHTSGNGGGRRKRRRRSVGRDIDTLTDDSTTYSILDNSTENSTVSSVAYNTRPSTREREGRNNNEGGRGMVGYQNM; encoded by the exons atgaATGGATTAAAGAAT ATATCGGAGCCGCACAGATCACCTTCGGAGGTCCAATTTTACGATAAATTGGGTGCGGCTACAAGGGTTGAATGTACCTCTATTAGTGGCTCGACCGAATCCTTGAAGAATACTTTGGGGGGTGCACTGAAAAATTACCTTGGATTTAAGGGTTCGGAAGACAATATCGCCAACGCTTACTGCCTTGCATGTCAACGGAACGAGCACGTATACCACAACGGCGAaccctgttattttttttactactggTTAGGAGATACATACTGGAACAAGGCACGGAAGGATGATTTGTCGGGCGCCCTGGAAGCAATTTACACTACGCTGGGAAGTAAGGTTCATGGAAAAAAGTGTAATGTTAAATACGACGATGTTGACAAGGACCTCTTCCTTAAGAGGAAAGTAATATTTGACTATTATTACAACTATAAAactgaaagaaagaagtttCTGAACAACGAGAGCAACTGTAATAATGATTGGTTCAACTACCGAGAGACAATTATTACAGCATGTAAGGCTGTGGAAAAGGATTGCGAAGCAGGGAACAGTAAGAATAGTCTATATTGTAAGGACTTTAAAGATAAGTACGAAGCTTACTGCGAAATAGTTCAACAACTACAATGGACATGCAATCAAATATCTAATTTGAAAGGAGCtgtagaggaagaaaaaacgacaTGTTCCTCTGCAAAGGATCAATTACAGAACCAAATCacgcaggaaaaaaaagcagcatcCTCTGCAGCAAAAACAGCAGCTTCCAAAGCACAATCAAACTTAAGTGAAGCCGTAAGTaaagccaccaccaccactgctctttcttccatctttgGTACCTTAGCAATGACCAccgttcttccttttctattatataag tataaaccatggtctttttggtttggtaaccacacttctggaaatggaggaggaagaagaaaaagaagaagaagatcagTCGGGCGTGACATTGATACATTAACGGACGATTCAACAACATACTCCATACTGGACAATTCTACCGAAAATTCCACCGTAAGTTCTGTTGCATACAACACAAGACCGTCTAccagagaaagggaaggaagaaataataatgaggggggtcgcgggatggtaggttatcaaaacatgtaa